In one Trichlorobacter lovleyi SZ genomic region, the following are encoded:
- the murG gene encoding undecaprenyldiphospho-muramoylpentapeptide beta-N-acetylglucosaminyltransferase codes for MKLIVAGGGTGGHLFPGIAVAEEFLSRDPANQVLFVGSERGIEARAIPRLGYQLELISAAGIRGKGSLAKLKGAAMMIYGYAQSRKILHRFQPDLVLGVGGYASLPMVMAARGMEIPRYIHEQNALPGMSNKVLSRVANKVFISLEESAKFFPKDCTLLTGNPLRKQILEMLTQTETENPPSIPPLLKGGSEPCEQRGFNLFIFGGSQGAHALNVALPQAVAQLSPKQQRLIKIIHQTGEADLQQVQAAYQANGLEADVRPFIDDMATAYRQADLIICRAGATTIAEVTALGKACLFVPFPHATDDHQRKNAEALLKKGACEMLVEQEIGGKGLSEAIARLMENRDALKLIGENAAALARLDAARVIVDQMLEGVQPCTET; via the coding sequence ATGAAACTGATTGTAGCCGGTGGCGGCACTGGCGGACACCTTTTTCCCGGCATTGCAGTGGCGGAAGAGTTTCTGTCGCGGGATCCCGCCAACCAGGTGCTGTTTGTCGGATCAGAGCGGGGCATCGAGGCACGGGCCATCCCACGTCTTGGCTATCAGCTGGAGTTGATCTCGGCCGCCGGAATTCGCGGCAAAGGCAGCCTGGCCAAGCTGAAAGGGGCGGCCATGATGATCTATGGCTACGCCCAGTCCCGTAAAATCCTGCATCGTTTTCAACCGGATCTGGTGCTGGGGGTAGGCGGGTATGCCTCTCTGCCGATGGTAATGGCAGCGCGGGGGATGGAGATTCCACGCTATATCCATGAACAGAACGCCCTGCCCGGCATGTCCAACAAGGTCCTGTCCCGGGTTGCCAACAAGGTCTTTATCTCTCTGGAAGAGTCGGCAAAGTTCTTTCCAAAGGACTGCACGCTGCTGACCGGCAACCCGCTCAGAAAACAGATCCTTGAAATGCTGACACAGACAGAAACAGAAAATCCTCCCTCAATCCCCCCTTTGCTAAAGGGGGGAAGCGAGCCGTGCGAGCAGAGGGGATTTAACCTCTTCATCTTTGGGGGCAGCCAAGGTGCCCATGCCCTGAATGTAGCGCTCCCCCAGGCTGTGGCACAGTTGAGTCCCAAACAGCAGAGGCTGATAAAGATCATCCACCAGACCGGTGAGGCAGACCTGCAGCAGGTCCAGGCAGCCTATCAGGCAAACGGCCTTGAGGCTGATGTCCGCCCCTTTATTGACGACATGGCAACCGCCTACCGGCAGGCCGATCTGATCATCTGCCGCGCAGGGGCCACCACCATTGCCGAGGTGACGGCACTGGGCAAGGCCTGCCTGTTTGTGCCGTTTCCCCATGCCACTGATGACCATCAACGCAAGAACGCCGAGGCCCTGCTGAAAAAAGGGGCCTGTGAGATGCTGGTGGAACAGGAGATCGGCGGCAAAGGGTTGTCCGAGGCCATTGCCAGGCTGATGGAGAACCGCGACGCACTGAAACTGATTGGTGAAAATGCCGCTGCCCTGGCCCGGCTGGATGCAGCCAGGGTTATTGTTGACCAGATGCTGGAAGGGGTACAGCCATGTACGGAAACATAG
- the ftsW gene encoding putative lipid II flippase FtsW: MLEILRKPFRLAEYDLVLLLMVVALTSFGIVMVYSASSVMAAKNFHDGAYFLKRQLIFALVGCVGALVTMRIDYQLWRRWAVPLLFVSLILLVLVLIPGIGGKVKGASRWIRLPGFNLQPSEFTKIALIMYMAYSIDKKQDRIRLLSAGFLPYMVVLMILLGLLLKQPDMGAALTLAAVTIIMLFAAGTRLIFILGSGMVAMPFVVYLVVHSAYRLKRIKAFLNPEQDPTGIGWQIIQSKYAFGAGGFFGQGLGEGKQKLFYLPEAHTDFILSVIGEELGFIGVIVIIGMFFILVQRAMRIAMAAQDTFGRFLALGIAVLFAIEAVVNMAVVTGLFPTKGLALPFLSYGGSSLLISLFAVGILLNISAGLKLAPLTGKDAK; encoded by the coding sequence ATGCTTGAGATCCTGCGCAAACCATTCAGGCTGGCAGAGTATGATCTGGTACTGCTGCTGATGGTGGTGGCGCTGACCAGCTTCGGGATCGTGATGGTCTACTCGGCATCATCGGTCATGGCAGCCAAGAACTTCCATGACGGTGCCTACTTCCTGAAACGGCAGCTGATCTTTGCGCTGGTGGGCTGCGTCGGCGCACTGGTTACCATGCGGATTGACTATCAGCTCTGGCGGCGCTGGGCAGTGCCGCTGCTGTTTGTCAGTCTGATCCTTCTGGTGCTGGTGTTGATCCCCGGCATTGGCGGCAAGGTCAAGGGTGCCTCGCGCTGGATCAGGCTGCCCGGCTTCAACCTGCAACCGTCAGAGTTCACCAAGATCGCACTGATCATGTACATGGCCTATTCGATTGACAAGAAGCAGGACCGGATCCGCCTCTTATCAGCAGGCTTTTTGCCTTACATGGTGGTCCTGATGATCCTGCTGGGGCTGTTGTTGAAGCAACCGGACATGGGAGCAGCCCTGACCCTGGCAGCCGTTACCATCATCATGTTGTTTGCAGCCGGAACTCGGCTGATTTTCATCCTGGGCAGCGGCATGGTGGCGATGCCGTTTGTGGTCTATCTGGTGGTTCACTCAGCCTACCGCTTGAAGCGTATCAAGGCCTTCCTGAACCCGGAACAGGATCCGACCGGCATCGGCTGGCAGATTATCCAGTCAAAATATGCCTTCGGCGCAGGTGGATTCTTTGGTCAGGGGTTGGGAGAGGGCAAACAGAAACTGTTCTACCTGCCGGAAGCCCATACCGACTTCATCCTCTCAGTGATCGGTGAAGAACTGGGGTTTATCGGTGTGATCGTGATCATCGGCATGTTCTTTATCCTGGTGCAACGGGCAATGCGGATCGCCATGGCAGCCCAGGACACCTTCGGACGTTTTCTGGCGTTGGGGATTGCCGTACTGTTTGCCATTGAGGCGGTGGTGAACATGGCGGTAGTGACCGGACTGTTTCCGACCAAGGGGCTGGCGTTGCCATTCCTGAGCTACGGCGGCAGCTCGTTATTGATCAGTCTGTTTGCCGTGGGGATTCTGTTGAACATCTCAGCCGGGCTGAAGCTGGCCCCGCTGACCGGGAAGGACGCAAAATGA
- the murD gene encoding UDP-N-acetylmuramoyl-L-alanine--D-glutamate ligase: MELRTKKTTVMGLAKTGVASARFLAQQGARVTATDMRDETALATVLSELAGLDIRFVLGHHDEADFTAADLVVVSPGVPQEHPLLRKTTEAGVAVVSEIELASRFITAPLVAITGTNGKTTTTTLAGELFRANGFSTYVGGNIGDPLIDLPASGEPVERAVAEISSFQLEWISSFRPKVAALLNITEDHLDRYPSYQAYINAKLRIFENQTADDFAVVNRDDELVWQAAQSLKAQLFPFSRRHELTEGIFSREGELLFRHHGQELSIPTAGFRLQGVHNLENIMAALACCLLLGCQRETSLELLNRFEALHHRMEFVREVADVRYFEDSKATNVGSVAKALESFENITLIAGGKDKGGSYAPLAELVQQRVRHLVLIGEAAERMQQELGDLTATHKAATLEEAVQLSADLTAPGGVVLLSPACSSFDMFKDYEERAQRFITAVKRL, from the coding sequence ATGGAACTACGCACTAAAAAAACAACTGTCATGGGCCTCGCCAAAACCGGTGTGGCCTCTGCCCGTTTTCTGGCACAGCAGGGTGCACGGGTAACCGCCACTGACATGCGGGATGAAACCGCTCTGGCAACAGTGTTGTCAGAACTGGCAGGGCTGGATATCCGCTTTGTGTTGGGACATCATGATGAGGCCGATTTTACAGCGGCTGATCTGGTGGTGGTTTCCCCCGGTGTACCGCAGGAGCACCCCCTGCTGCGTAAGACAACTGAAGCCGGGGTTGCCGTGGTGAGCGAGATCGAACTGGCCAGCCGTTTTATCACGGCGCCATTGGTGGCCATCACCGGCACCAACGGCAAGACCACCACCACCACCCTGGCGGGCGAGCTGTTCAGGGCCAACGGCTTCAGCACCTATGTGGGCGGTAACATCGGCGACCCTCTGATTGACCTGCCTGCTTCCGGTGAGCCGGTCGAGCGGGCGGTTGCGGAAATCAGTTCCTTCCAGCTGGAGTGGATCAGCAGTTTCCGTCCCAAGGTAGCGGCGCTGTTGAACATTACTGAAGACCACTTGGACCGCTATCCGAGTTATCAGGCATATATCAACGCCAAATTGCGGATCTTTGAAAATCAGACCGCAGATGATTTTGCCGTGGTCAACCGGGATGATGAACTGGTCTGGCAGGCTGCCCAATCACTCAAGGCGCAACTGTTCCCGTTCAGCCGCAGACATGAACTTACTGAAGGGATTTTCAGTCGCGAAGGTGAACTGTTATTCCGACACCACGGCCAGGAATTGAGTATCCCGACGGCAGGCTTCAGGCTGCAGGGGGTGCATAATCTGGAAAACATCATGGCTGCCCTGGCCTGCTGCCTGCTGCTGGGATGTCAGAGAGAGACAAGCCTGGAACTGCTGAACCGTTTTGAGGCGTTGCACCACCGGATGGAGTTTGTGCGTGAGGTGGCTGATGTGCGCTATTTTGAGGACAGCAAGGCAACTAATGTCGGAAGCGTTGCCAAGGCACTGGAGAGCTTTGAGAACATCACCCTGATTGCCGGCGGCAAGGACAAGGGTGGTTCTTATGCACCGCTGGCTGAACTGGTGCAGCAACGGGTCAGGCATCTGGTGCTGATCGGCGAGGCAGCCGAACGGATGCAGCAGGAGCTTGGGGACTTGACTGCCACGCATAAGGCCGCAACATTGGAAGAGGCTGTTCAGCTCAGCGCCGACCTGACCGCGCCGGGGGGCGTGGTGCTGTTATCACCGGCCTGCTCCAGTTTTGATATGTTCAAGGATTATGAGGAACGGGCCCAGCGCTTTATTACAGCGGTAAAGAGGCTCTAG
- the mraY gene encoding phospho-N-acetylmuramoyl-pentapeptide-transferase, giving the protein MLFHLFYPLASNLKILNIFKYLTFRTIYAMITALIVCFVLGPWIIRKLEGLQARQVIRTDGPESHLEKQGTPTMGGLIILTAIILPTLLWADLTNVYIWLTLFIIVGYGLIGFMDDYLKVVKKNTKGLSARQKMFWQVLLAGGVAVFLYVTPGFNEMLYVPFFKNFHPDLGIFFIPFVTLVIVGASNAVNLTDGLDGLAIGPVAINAATYMLFAYVAGHATLSAYLQIPRVVGAGELAVICGAMVGAGLGFLWFNSYPAEVFMGDVGSLSLGGTLGVIAVLTKQEILLVIVGGIFVIEALSVIFQVGSYKYRGKRIFRMAPIHHHFELKGVAEPKIIVRFWIITIILALVAISTLKMR; this is encoded by the coding sequence ATGCTCTTTCACCTGTTCTACCCCCTGGCATCCAACCTGAAGATTCTGAACATCTTCAAGTATCTGACCTTCAGAACCATCTATGCCATGATCACGGCCCTGATCGTCTGTTTTGTCCTTGGACCCTGGATCATCCGCAAGCTGGAGGGGCTGCAGGCCCGGCAGGTAATCCGGACCGATGGGCCGGAGTCCCACCTGGAAAAACAGGGTACCCCCACCATGGGCGGTCTGATCATCCTTACGGCCATTATCCTGCCAACCCTGCTCTGGGCCGACCTGACCAACGTCTATATCTGGCTGACCCTGTTCATCATTGTGGGCTATGGTCTGATCGGCTTCATGGATGACTACCTCAAGGTGGTAAAGAAGAACACCAAAGGACTCTCGGCCAGACAAAAAATGTTCTGGCAAGTGCTGCTGGCAGGCGGCGTGGCGGTATTTCTCTACGTTACGCCCGGTTTCAATGAGATGTTGTATGTGCCGTTTTTCAAGAATTTCCACCCTGATCTGGGGATATTCTTTATTCCGTTTGTCACCCTGGTTATTGTGGGTGCCAGCAATGCCGTCAACCTGACCGATGGACTGGATGGGCTGGCGATCGGCCCGGTGGCAATCAATGCCGCCACCTACATGCTGTTTGCCTATGTTGCCGGCCATGCAACCCTTTCAGCCTACCTGCAGATCCCCCGCGTGGTCGGCGCCGGTGAACTGGCTGTAATCTGCGGGGCCATGGTGGGGGCCGGTTTGGGGTTTCTCTGGTTCAACTCCTACCCGGCAGAGGTATTCATGGGGGATGTGGGATCACTTTCATTGGGTGGCACTCTGGGAGTCATTGCGGTCCTGACCAAGCAGGAGATCCTGCTGGTGATTGTAGGCGGCATCTTTGTGATCGAGGCGCTTTCGGTTATTTTCCAGGTAGGCTCCTACAAGTACCGCGGGAAACGGATCTTCCGCATGGCACCGATTCACCATCACTTTGAGCTGAAGGGGGTGGCAGAGCCCAAGATCATTGTCCGGTTCTGGATCATCACCATTATTCTGGCCCTGGTGGCCATTTCAACCCTGAAGATGCGCTGA
- a CDS encoding UDP-N-acetylmuramoyl-tripeptide--D-alanyl-D-alanine ligase: MFTPEQLTTITHGRLIGPETASVSGISTDSRTIKPGELFIPLRGDRFDGHDYLNGLTERRIQVSLCNESWLQHQQPPATLSCIAVRDTLRALGDLAAAFRKRFALTMIGVTGSNGKTTTKEMLAAILDQVDQGLKTSGNLNNQIGLPQMLFQLKPEHCWAVLEMGMSEPGEIDRLAEIACPSIGIVLNAFPAHLQSMGSVEAVAQAKGELLQRIQDGGLAVVNADDPRIASLHQNPSARRTSFGIKRGEVRAEAVQAIGTEGQAFKLVTPKGSIELRLKALGQHNIYNALAAAAGLLELVGLETIAEGLEAFVPYTGRFHLETLSNNRLLIDDSYNANPASCAAALATLQGIKGNRRAFVALGDMLELGRDELELHRQLGIQAASVADRLYLLGSLTKETAGAAAEAGLASEAIISATSHEEIARDIHTHAGNGDLILLKGSRGMKMEKIAALLRAADGQED, encoded by the coding sequence ATGTTCACCCCGGAACAACTGACAACCATCACCCATGGTCGATTGATCGGGCCTGAAACCGCATCGGTCAGCGGCATCTCAACTGACTCGCGTACCATCAAACCTGGTGAGCTGTTCATACCGTTACGGGGAGACCGCTTTGACGGCCACGACTATCTCAACGGGCTCACGGAGCGACGGATCCAGGTCAGCCTGTGCAATGAGTCATGGCTGCAACATCAGCAACCTCCGGCGACCTTAAGCTGCATTGCCGTACGCGACACCCTGCGCGCACTGGGGGATCTTGCCGCCGCCTTCCGGAAACGGTTTGCCCTGACCATGATCGGGGTCACCGGCAGTAATGGCAAAACCACCACCAAAGAGATGCTGGCAGCCATTCTCGACCAGGTTGACCAGGGCCTGAAAACCAGCGGCAACCTGAACAATCAGATCGGCCTACCGCAGATGCTGTTTCAGCTGAAACCGGAACATTGCTGGGCAGTGCTGGAGATGGGGATGAGTGAGCCGGGTGAGATTGATCGCCTGGCAGAGATCGCCTGTCCTTCAATCGGCATTGTTCTCAATGCCTTTCCGGCCCACCTGCAGAGTATGGGGAGTGTCGAGGCCGTGGCTCAGGCCAAGGGTGAACTGCTACAGCGGATACAGGATGGCGGCCTTGCAGTCGTGAATGCCGATGACCCCCGTATCGCCTCGCTGCACCAGAACCCTTCTGCCCGCAGGACCAGCTTTGGCATCAAACGCGGCGAGGTTCGTGCTGAAGCGGTGCAGGCAATCGGCACAGAAGGTCAGGCATTCAAGCTGGTTACTCCCAAAGGCAGCATCGAGCTGCGGCTCAAGGCCCTGGGACAGCACAACATCTACAACGCCCTAGCTGCAGCAGCCGGATTACTGGAGCTGGTCGGCCTGGAAACCATTGCCGAAGGGCTCGAGGCCTTCGTTCCCTACACCGGACGCTTCCATCTGGAAACGCTGTCCAACAACAGGCTGCTGATTGATGACAGCTACAATGCAAACCCAGCCTCCTGCGCTGCGGCCCTGGCAACCCTGCAGGGAATCAAAGGCAACAGACGCGCCTTCGTGGCATTGGGGGACATGCTGGAACTGGGCAGAGACGAGCTGGAGCTGCATCGTCAGTTAGGCATCCAGGCCGCTTCGGTTGCGGACCGGCTCTATCTGCTGGGCAGTCTTACCAAAGAAACCGCCGGTGCAGCCGCAGAGGCAGGCTTGGCTTCAGAGGCGATCATCTCTGCAACAAGCCACGAAGAGATCGCCAGGGATATACATACCCATGCAGGCAACGGCGACCTGATCTTGCTTAAGGGTTCACGGGGGATGAAGATGGAAAAAATCGCCGCGCTGCTGCGGGCTGCAGACGGCCAGGAGGACTAA
- a CDS encoding UDP-N-acetylmuramoyl-L-alanyl-D-glutamate--2,6-diaminopimelate ligase: MLLEQLLHEVPLQATHGNLDVTVSALTCDSREVTAGTLFFALHGSKVDGHRFISQAVTAGAAAVVLEDASYAPEQVPWLQVTNGRQAMALMAARFFGNPTRDLPLIGITGTNGKTTTSYLLEGILTAAGLPPAVLGTISYRFGTTCIEASHTTPESTELQGIFRQLADAGAQAFVMEVSSHSLEQRRVDGSVFDIGVFTNLTRDHLDYHGTMQAYGSAKQRLFSELLRPDDRTPLRHAVINADDPAAEEFIRAAACPVIRYGLAPGSEVTVRETTSSVNGISAILVTPQGEQPFHSRLLGGFNLSNILAAAAAGVALGLPLQAIIQGIEQHTTVPGRLERVENRAGVTCLVDYAHTGDALENVLSTLKDLAGARIITVFGCGGDRDNGKRPIMGRIAAGYSDLAVVTSDNPRTEDPHEILRQIRAGILPLGLREYRPDELTAPPEDKGFVMLENRREAIRLAVRLARPGDILLLAGKGHEDYQIIGQTKQHFDDREEAANAFRERI; this comes from the coding sequence ATGCTACTTGAACAACTGCTGCATGAGGTACCACTACAGGCCACCCACGGCAACCTGGATGTTACGGTTTCCGCGCTTACCTGTGACTCACGCGAGGTGACGGCAGGTACACTCTTCTTTGCCCTGCACGGCAGCAAGGTGGACGGCCACCGCTTCATCTCCCAGGCCGTTACTGCCGGTGCAGCAGCCGTTGTTCTGGAAGATGCAAGCTATGCACCTGAACAGGTGCCCTGGTTACAGGTGACAAACGGGCGCCAGGCCATGGCACTGATGGCGGCCCGGTTCTTTGGCAACCCGACCCGTGATCTGCCGCTGATCGGCATCACCGGCACCAACGGCAAGACCACCACCAGCTACCTGCTGGAAGGAATTCTCACTGCTGCCGGTCTGCCGCCTGCCGTACTGGGCACTATCAGCTACCGTTTCGGCACCACCTGCATTGAAGCCAGCCATACCACACCGGAATCAACTGAACTGCAGGGCATCTTCCGCCAGCTGGCCGATGCAGGTGCACAGGCGTTTGTGATGGAGGTCTCCTCCCACAGCCTTGAGCAACGCAGGGTTGATGGTTCGGTCTTTGATATCGGAGTTTTTACCAACCTGACCCGTGACCACCTGGACTACCATGGCACCATGCAGGCCTACGGCAGCGCGAAGCAGCGCCTGTTCAGCGAACTGTTGAGGCCGGACGACCGGACTCCGCTGCGTCATGCCGTCATCAATGCCGATGATCCGGCAGCAGAAGAGTTCATCCGGGCGGCGGCCTGTCCGGTTATCCGTTACGGGCTGGCTCCCGGATCCGAGGTAACGGTCCGTGAGACGACCTCGTCGGTCAACGGGATCAGCGCGATTCTGGTGACGCCACAGGGGGAGCAACCGTTTCATTCACGCCTGCTGGGAGGGTTTAACCTTTCCAATATTTTGGCAGCTGCTGCCGCAGGAGTGGCGTTGGGGCTGCCGCTGCAGGCCATTATACAGGGGATCGAGCAGCACACCACCGTACCGGGACGGCTGGAGCGTGTTGAAAACAGAGCAGGCGTGACCTGCCTGGTTGACTATGCCCATACAGGTGATGCCCTTGAAAATGTCTTAAGCACCCTGAAGGATCTGGCCGGCGCCAGAATCATCACCGTGTTCGGCTGCGGCGGAGACCGGGATAACGGCAAGCGGCCGATCATGGGGCGGATTGCCGCCGGCTATTCCGATCTGGCGGTTGTCACTTCGGACAATCCGCGTACCGAAGACCCCCACGAGATTTTGCGCCAGATCCGAGCGGGTATTCTTCCGCTGGGGCTGCGGGAATACAGACCGGACGAACTGACTGCCCCCCCTGAAGACAAGGGGTTTGTCATGCTTGAGAACCGCCGTGAGGCGATCAGACTTGCTGTGCGGCTGGCTCGGCCGGGTGACATCCTGCTGTTGGCAGGCAAGGGGCATGAAGATTACCAGATCATCGGCCAGACCAAACAACACTTTGACGACCGTGAGGAAGCAGCCAATGCATTCAGGGAGCGGATCTGA
- a CDS encoding penicillin-binding protein codes for MKNDREKWARVRIIMVSCLFACGFLAVTARSFYLQVVQHDQLVKLAERQHNRTIPITPARGGIFDRTGAALAVSLEMDSLYAEPKRITDPAGMAAALAPLIQIPQHELQRKLDSEKSFAWLARQLPPETASKIKQLKLPGIGFVKENKRFYPNFEMASHVLGFTGMDPGGLEGLERRYDTTILGKTGYLLTERDALGRDVAIRNAVVQDAAPGKNLYLTLDKNIQYFTEKELAKAVEGSRAKSGMALVMDPWTGKVLAMANYPTFNPNSFRQYPSLNLRNRCVSDSFEPGSTFKVFLLSAALEEKLVRPQDGINCENGRYSFGGRIIRDDHPHGRVSVAEVLKYSSNIGSAKIGLKLGDDRLHRYLKAFGFGDKSGIDLPGEASGGLRPVSRWYGTDIATISFGQGVSATALQLVAATSAVANGGLLMKPYLVERVTDNAGLELQRFEPQTVRRVISTQTAATMTQMMEGVTQKGGTATNAAIDGFRVAGKTGTAQKVDPVSRGYSATKRTASFVGFVPAEKPLLTILVVIDEPATSPYGGVVAAPAFREIAFNTLCYLKAAGVGKACELPKSQTVQAAPATAAQSPAATDAEEGGSIEVAGAGTPMPDFRGMSMRRVLQIMEKRQLNLQLRGSGRVIEQHPQPGQVIHGSDEIWVRLAPAA; via the coding sequence ATGAAAAACGACAGGGAAAAGTGGGCACGGGTCAGGATTATCATGGTCTCCTGCCTGTTTGCCTGCGGCTTCCTGGCAGTCACTGCACGCAGTTTTTATCTGCAGGTGGTTCAACATGACCAGCTGGTCAAACTGGCAGAACGGCAGCACAACCGCACTATTCCGATCACACCGGCACGGGGCGGGATCTTTGACCGGACCGGCGCAGCTCTGGCCGTCTCACTGGAAATGGACTCACTCTACGCTGAGCCCAAACGGATCACTGACCCGGCAGGAATGGCAGCAGCACTTGCCCCGCTCATCCAGATCCCCCAGCACGAACTGCAGCGCAAGCTGGATTCGGAGAAGAGTTTTGCCTGGCTTGCCCGCCAGTTGCCGCCGGAAACAGCGTCAAAAATCAAGCAGCTCAAACTGCCCGGCATCGGCTTTGTTAAAGAAAACAAGCGATTTTATCCCAACTTTGAGATGGCATCCCATGTCCTGGGATTTACCGGCATGGACCCAGGCGGCCTGGAAGGGCTTGAGCGCCGCTACGACACCACAATCCTGGGCAAAACCGGCTATCTGCTGACCGAGCGGGATGCCCTGGGACGGGATGTTGCCATCAGAAATGCCGTGGTCCAGGATGCGGCCCCGGGGAAAAATCTGTATCTGACGCTGGATAAAAACATCCAGTATTTTACCGAAAAAGAGCTTGCCAAGGCAGTGGAAGGCAGCAGGGCAAAAAGCGGCATGGCCCTGGTCATGGACCCCTGGACCGGCAAGGTGCTGGCCATGGCCAATTATCCGACCTTCAACCCGAACTCATTCAGGCAGTATCCCTCGCTTAACCTGCGCAACCGCTGTGTGAGTGACAGTTTTGAGCCTGGCTCCACCTTCAAGGTTTTTCTGCTGTCTGCAGCATTGGAAGAAAAGTTGGTCAGGCCCCAGGATGGCATCAACTGCGAGAATGGCAGGTACTCCTTCGGCGGCCGGATCATCAGGGATGACCACCCGCACGGGCGGGTCTCCGTTGCGGAGGTCCTGAAATATTCCAGCAACATCGGATCAGCCAAGATCGGCCTGAAGCTGGGGGATGACCGCCTGCACCGCTACCTGAAGGCGTTCGGATTTGGCGACAAGAGCGGCATTGACCTGCCCGGAGAGGCTTCCGGCGGCCTGCGCCCGGTCAGTCGCTGGTACGGCACCGATATAGCGACCATCTCCTTTGGTCAGGGGGTTTCAGCCACAGCCCTGCAGCTGGTGGCTGCCACCTCTGCAGTGGCAAACGGCGGCCTGTTAATGAAACCGTATCTTGTGGAGCGGGTTACTGACAATGCCGGACTGGAACTGCAGCGTTTTGAACCTCAAACGGTCCGGCGGGTGATCTCAACCCAGACCGCCGCGACCATGACCCAGATGATGGAAGGGGTCACCCAGAAAGGCGGCACTGCCACGAATGCCGCCATAGACGGCTTCAGGGTGGCAGGCAAGACCGGCACCGCACAGAAGGTTGATCCGGTCAGCCGAGGTTATTCCGCCACCAAGCGGACCGCCTCGTTTGTTGGTTTTGTCCCGGCTGAAAAACCGCTTCTGACTATTCTGGTGGTCATTGATGAACCTGCAACCAGTCCCTACGGCGGGGTAGTTGCTGCCCCGGCATTCCGTGAAATCGCTTTCAATACACTGTGTTACCTCAAGGCAGCCGGTGTGGGCAAGGCCTGTGAACTGCCCAAGTCGCAGACCGTGCAGGCGGCACCGGCAACGGCGGCACAATCACCGGCTGCAACGGATGCTGAAGAGGGCGGCAGTATCGAGGTCGCCGGCGCAGGAACACCCATGCCTGACTTCAGGGGTATGAGCATGCGCCGTGTCCTCCAGATTATGGAAAAACGGCAGCTTAATCTACAGCTGCGCGGCAGCGGGCGTGTCATTGAGCAGCATCCACAGCCTGGGCAGGTTATCCATGGCTCGGACGAAATTTGGGTTCGCCTGGCACCCGCAGCATAA
- the ftsL gene encoding cell division protein FtsL: MGMVKTDSTKLTFPGHLGTDLAPRRMDIVKFLMVCMLLLTVVSIFHVWSRFRLIELNLQIGEASRQLKDLEQEQKQLKLEAESLKTPARIEVIAKRDLGMTVPQDQQVILVK; encoded by the coding sequence ATGGGCATGGTAAAAACCGACAGCACCAAACTTACCTTCCCCGGTCACCTGGGGACTGATCTGGCGCCACGCCGGATGGATATTGTCAAATTCCTGATGGTCTGCATGCTGCTGTTGACCGTTGTATCCATCTTTCATGTCTGGTCGCGGTTCCGTCTGATTGAACTCAACCTGCAGATCGGTGAGGCAAGCCGTCAGCTGAAGGACCTGGAGCAGGAACAAAAACAGCTGAAACTGGAGGCGGAGTCCCTCAAAACCCCTGCAAGGATCGAGGTAATTGCAAAGCGGGACTTAGGCATGACCGTTCCCCAGGATCAGCAGGTGATACTGGTCAAATGA